Proteins encoded within one genomic window of Hevea brasiliensis isolate MT/VB/25A 57/8 chromosome 8, ASM3005281v1, whole genome shotgun sequence:
- the LOC131182251 gene encoding NADPH-dependent pterin aldehyde reductase-like isoform X2 codes for MKTASFGAVNRAAAGAAGASSGGKTVMITGVSKGLGRALALELAKRGHTIIGCSRAQDKLNSLQSELSSDHNNHHLLLIADVRSNSSVEELARAVIEKKGVPDIIVNNAGTINRNNKIWEVPEEEFDAVIDTNVKGIANVLRHFIPLMLPKKQGIIVNFSSGWGRSGAALVAPYCASKWAVEGLTRSVAKELPDGMAVIALNPGVIHTEMLQSCFGTSASIYQAPDACVMKFSEAVMMLKEKHMVAPLSL; via the exons ATGAAAACGGCGTCGTTTGGGGCGGTTAACAGAGCCGCGGCTGGAGCTGCAGGTGCGAGCTCTGGCGGTAAGACGGTAATGATCACCGGAGTGAGCAAAGGACTAGGCAGAGCCTTAGCTCTAGAACTAGCCAAGAGAGGTCACACCATCATCGGTTGCTCTCGTGCTCAGGATAAGCTCAATTCCCTCCAAtctgaactctcctccgaccataACAACCACCACCTACTCCTCATCGCCGACGTG AGGTCTAATAGTAGCGTCGAAGAGCTGGCAAGAGCTGTAATAGAAAAGAAGGGTGTTCCAGATATCATAG TGAACAATGCGGGTACCATTAACAGAAACAACAAGATATGGGAAGTTCCAGAGGAAGAGTTTGACGCTGTAATTGATACGAATGTGAAAGGAATAGCTAATGTTTTGCGTCACTTCATCCCTCTAATGTTACCCAAGAAGCAAGGAATTATTGTTAACTTCTCTTCTGGATGGGGAAGATCCGGTGCTGCCCTG GTTGCGCCTTATTGTGCATCTAAATGGGCTGTTGAGGGTTTGACCAGATCAGTTGCAAAAGAGTTGCCTGATGGGATGGCAgttattgcacttaatccgggagTGATACACACTGAAATGCTCCAGTCATGCTTTGGCACTTCAGCTTCAATTTACCAGGCACCCGATGCATG TGTGATGAAATTTTCTGAGGCTGTAATGATGCTCAAAGAGAAGCATATGGTAGCACCTCTCTCACTGTGA
- the LOC131182251 gene encoding NADPH-dependent pterin aldehyde reductase-like isoform X1, which produces MKTASFGAVNRAAAGAAGASSGGKTVMITGVSKGLGRALALELAKRGHTIIGCSRAQDKLNSLQSELSSDHNNHHLLLIADVRSNSSVEELARAVIEKKGVPDIIVNNAGTINRNNKIWEVPEEEFDAVIDTNVKGIANVLRHFIPLMLPKKQGIIVNFSSGWGRSGAALVAPYCASKWAVEGLTRSVAKELPDGMAVIALNPGVIHTEMLQSCFGTSASIYQAPDAWGPKAATMILNLTGADNGASLTV; this is translated from the exons ATGAAAACGGCGTCGTTTGGGGCGGTTAACAGAGCCGCGGCTGGAGCTGCAGGTGCGAGCTCTGGCGGTAAGACGGTAATGATCACCGGAGTGAGCAAAGGACTAGGCAGAGCCTTAGCTCTAGAACTAGCCAAGAGAGGTCACACCATCATCGGTTGCTCTCGTGCTCAGGATAAGCTCAATTCCCTCCAAtctgaactctcctccgaccataACAACCACCACCTACTCCTCATCGCCGACGTG AGGTCTAATAGTAGCGTCGAAGAGCTGGCAAGAGCTGTAATAGAAAAGAAGGGTGTTCCAGATATCATAG TGAACAATGCGGGTACCATTAACAGAAACAACAAGATATGGGAAGTTCCAGAGGAAGAGTTTGACGCTGTAATTGATACGAATGTGAAAGGAATAGCTAATGTTTTGCGTCACTTCATCCCTCTAATGTTACCCAAGAAGCAAGGAATTATTGTTAACTTCTCTTCTGGATGGGGAAGATCCGGTGCTGCCCTG GTTGCGCCTTATTGTGCATCTAAATGGGCTGTTGAGGGTTTGACCAGATCAGTTGCAAAAGAGTTGCCTGATGGGATGGCAgttattgcacttaatccgggagTGATACACACTGAAATGCTCCAGTCATGCTTTGGCACTTCAGCTTCAATTTACCAGGCACCCGATGCATG GGGCCCAAAGGCAGCTACAATGATACTCAATCTAACAGGAGCTGATAATGGTGCATCTCTTACAGTGTGA